In Perognathus longimembris pacificus isolate PPM17 chromosome 3, ASM2315922v1, whole genome shotgun sequence, a single window of DNA contains:
- the LOC125348759 gene encoding uncharacterized protein LOC125348759 isoform X2: MPSVPWGLRLFSTHRRRPPTPRARVAATRLTPNHIRGAFPSCPSSSPPWLGHDVPGAPGSPAPPGVVGLEEGICCPGSAPLLSPCVCLPWEGSLSPAGPLLQLPGHRGHHGCDMLLFLVLFFYEKNQCQSTDPSRAPAGRAQPAAPVPRLRGEGSPAQTGPRPTKGFTSQLNVQPTLSEDTPPPPPASAAASSAGWPLHRKWGPVAQRGGHCVPAGCRDLKDVLWKASFTLDLGLSIPHTHAPVPTTMMAFWSLLFWEETLQGPPFPTPSPPKRKVKQNKRGNMFQHRQFSSSAPSIPAPNLSEAGAWAGAALRALGASWGGRGHRLGPVLRKGCVAAQASPEVSCSAVLPLPL; this comes from the exons ATGCCCTCCGTGCCATGGGGACTCAGACTCTTTTCTACACACCGTCGCCGCCCTCCCACGCCCCGAGCGCGCGTGGCTGCCACGAGATTGACACCCAATCACATCAGGGGGGCCTTCCCCTCCTGCCCGTCCTCCAGCCCGCCCTGGCTCGGCCATGATGTACCCGGGGCACCAGGCTCCCCAGCTCCGCCTGGGGTggtggggctggaggaggggatcTGCTGCCCCGGCTCGGCCCCACTCCTGTCCCCCTGTGTCTGTCTCCCATGGGAAGGCAGCCTCAGCCCGGCGGGACCTCTCCTCCAACTACCAGGCCACCGTGGTCACCATGGGTGTGACATGCtgctttttttagttttatttttttacgaAAAGAACCAGTGTCAATCCACAGACCCTTCGAGAGCCCCGGCCGGCCGGGCGCAGCCAGCAGCCCCCGTCCCCAGGCTCCGTGGGGAGGGGAGCCCAGCGCAGACAGGACCCCGCCCCACCAAAGGGTTCACCTCACAGTTGAATGTACAACCCACCCTATctgaagacacccccccccccccccccgcctcagctGCAGCCTCCTCTGCTGGCTGGCCCCTCCACCGAAAGTGGGGGCCAGTGGCCCAGAGGGGAGGTCACTGCGTGCCAGCAGGCTGTCGGGACCTCAAGGATGTGTTATGGAAGGCGTCCTTTACCCTTGACTTAGGCCtgagtattc cacacacacacgctccagTCCCTACCACCATGATGGCATTTTGGTCCCTCCTTTTCTGGGAAGAGACCTTGCAGGGAcctcctttccccaccccttCGCCCCCCAAAAGGAAAGTAAAGCAAAATAAACGAGGAAACATGTTTCAGCACAGGCAGTTTTCTTCTTCTGCCCCCTCAATCCCAGCACCCAACCTCTCAGAAGCTGGCGCTTGGGCTGGGGCTGCCCTCCGCGCCCTGGGGGCttcatggggggggagagggcacaGGCTGGGCCCCGTCCTCCGCAAAGGCTGTGTCGCTGCTCAGGCCTCCCCAGAAGTCTCCTGCTCGGCTGTGTTGCCCCTGCCTTTATAA
- the Yipf2 gene encoding protein YIPF2 isoform X2, which yields MAAADELAFHEFEEATNLLAETPDAVTTRSDQLSPQGHVTVAMGSSVGYRAEEEEEEEDKTALLQEEKPPPGFWTFGYYQSFFDVDTSQVLDRIRGSLMPRPGHNFVRHHLHSRPDLYVTVAGIAIYCYAWLVPLALWGFLRWRQNVRHHVGPYTFLETVSIYGYSLFIFIPTVVLWLIPVPWLQWSFGALALALSASGLVFTLWPVVREDARLVAVALLSTVVLLHALLATGCKVYFFQPLPPEHVALPPPAASLSPNILLPSILPQSMATS from the exons ATGGCAGCGGCTGACGAGCTGGCCTTCCACG AATTCGAGGAAGCCACTAATCTTCTGGCAGAGACCCCAGACGCAGTCACCACCAGAAGTGATCAGCTGAGTCCACAGGGTCACGTGACTGTGGCCATGGGCTCCAGTGTTGGCTACAgagccgaggaggaggaggaggaggaggacaaaacaGCG CTCCTACAGGAGGAGAAGCCCCCGCCGGGATTCTGGACCTTCGGTTATTATCAGAGTTTCTTTGATGTGGATACCTCTCAG GTCCTGGACCGGATCAGAGGCTCACTCATGCCCCGGCCCGGCCACAACTTTGTGAGGCACCATCTGCACAGTCGGCCTGATCTATATG TGACTGTGGCAGGCATTGCCATCTACTGCTACGCGTGGCTGGTGCCCCTGGCACTGTGGGGCTTCCTGCGCTGGCGTCAGAATGTGCGGCATCATGTGGGGCCATACACGTTCCTCGAGACCGTGAGCATCTACGGCTACTCCCTCTTTATTTTCATCCCAACTGTG GTcctgtggctcatccctgtgCCGTGGCTGCAGTGGTCATTTGGGGCGCTGGCCCTCGCGCTGTCCGCCTCAGGGCTGGTGTTCACCCTCTGGCCTGTGGTCCGTGAGGACGCTAGGCTGGTAGCCGTGGCGCTGCTGTCCACAGTGGTGCTGCTCCACGCACTCCTGGCCACAGGCTGTAAG GTCTACTTCTTCCAACCGCTGCCTCCAGAGCACGTGGCACTGCCCCCACCAGCTGCATCACTGTCACCAAATATCCTCTTACCCTCCATCTTGCCCCAGTCCATGGCCACCTCCTAG
- the LOC125348759 gene encoding uncharacterized protein LOC125348759 isoform X1, with translation MPSVPWGLRLFSTHRRRPPTPRARVAATRLTPNHIRGAFPSCPSSSPPWLGHDVPGAPGSPAPPGVVGLEEGICCPGSAPLLSPCVCLPWEGSLSPAGPLLQLPGHRGHHGCDMLLFLVLFFYEKNQCQSTDPSRAPAGRAQPAAPVPRLRGEGSPAQTGPRPTKGFTSQLNVQPTLSEDTPPPPPASAAASSAGWPLHRKWGPVAQRGGHCVPAGCRDLKDVLWKASFTLDLGLSIHTTHAPVPTTMMAFWSLLFWEETLQGPPFPTPSPPKRKVKQNKRGNMFQHRQFSSSAPSIPAPNLSEAGAWAGAALRALGASWGGRGHRLGPVLRKGCVAAQASPEVSCSAVLPLPL, from the exons ATGCCCTCCGTGCCATGGGGACTCAGACTCTTTTCTACACACCGTCGCCGCCCTCCCACGCCCCGAGCGCGCGTGGCTGCCACGAGATTGACACCCAATCACATCAGGGGGGCCTTCCCCTCCTGCCCGTCCTCCAGCCCGCCCTGGCTCGGCCATGATGTACCCGGGGCACCAGGCTCCCCAGCTCCGCCTGGGGTggtggggctggaggaggggatcTGCTGCCCCGGCTCGGCCCCACTCCTGTCCCCCTGTGTCTGTCTCCCATGGGAAGGCAGCCTCAGCCCGGCGGGACCTCTCCTCCAACTACCAGGCCACCGTGGTCACCATGGGTGTGACATGCtgctttttttagttttatttttttacgaAAAGAACCAGTGTCAATCCACAGACCCTTCGAGAGCCCCGGCCGGCCGGGCGCAGCCAGCAGCCCCCGTCCCCAGGCTCCGTGGGGAGGGGAGCCCAGCGCAGACAGGACCCCGCCCCACCAAAGGGTTCACCTCACAGTTGAATGTACAACCCACCCTATctgaagacacccccccccccccccccgcctcagctGCAGCCTCCTCTGCTGGCTGGCCCCTCCACCGAAAGTGGGGGCCAGTGGCCCAGAGGGGAGGTCACTGCGTGCCAGCAGGCTGTCGGGACCTCAAGGATGTGTTATGGAAGGCGTCCTTTACCCTTGACTTAGGCCtgagtattcacac cacacacgctccagTCCCTACCACCATGATGGCATTTTGGTCCCTCCTTTTCTGGGAAGAGACCTTGCAGGGAcctcctttccccaccccttCGCCCCCCAAAAGGAAAGTAAAGCAAAATAAACGAGGAAACATGTTTCAGCACAGGCAGTTTTCTTCTTCTGCCCCCTCAATCCCAGCACCCAACCTCTCAGAAGCTGGCGCTTGGGCTGGGGCTGCCCTCCGCGCCCTGGGGGCttcatggggggggagagggcacaGGCTGGGCCCCGTCCTCCGCAAAGGCTGTGTCGCTGCTCAGGCCTCCCCAGAAGTCTCCTGCTCGGCTGTGTTGCCCCTGCCTTTATAA
- the Yipf2 gene encoding protein YIPF2 isoform X1 — protein MAAADELAFHEFEEATNLLAETPDAVTTRSDQLSPQGHVTVAMGSSVGYRAEEEEEEEDKTALLQEEKPPPGFWTFGYYQSFFDVDTSQVLDRIRGSLMPRPGHNFVRHHLHSRPDLYGPFWICATLAFVLAITGNLTLVLAQRRDPSIHYSPQFHKVTVAGIAIYCYAWLVPLALWGFLRWRQNVRHHVGPYTFLETVSIYGYSLFIFIPTVVLWLIPVPWLQWSFGALALALSASGLVFTLWPVVREDARLVAVALLSTVVLLHALLATGCKVYFFQPLPPEHVALPPPAASLSPNILLPSILPQSMATS, from the exons ATGGCAGCGGCTGACGAGCTGGCCTTCCACG AATTCGAGGAAGCCACTAATCTTCTGGCAGAGACCCCAGACGCAGTCACCACCAGAAGTGATCAGCTGAGTCCACAGGGTCACGTGACTGTGGCCATGGGCTCCAGTGTTGGCTACAgagccgaggaggaggaggaggaggaggacaaaacaGCG CTCCTACAGGAGGAGAAGCCCCCGCCGGGATTCTGGACCTTCGGTTATTATCAGAGTTTCTTTGATGTGGATACCTCTCAG GTCCTGGACCGGATCAGAGGCTCACTCATGCCCCGGCCCGGCCACAACTTTGTGAGGCACCATCTGCACAGTCGGCCTGATCTATATG GCCCATTCTGGATCTGCGCCACCCTGGCCTTTGTCCTGGCTATCACAGGCAACCTGACCTTGGTGCTGGCACAGCGGAGAGACCCCTCCATCCACTACAGCCCCCAGTTCCACAAGG TGACTGTGGCAGGCATTGCCATCTACTGCTACGCGTGGCTGGTGCCCCTGGCACTGTGGGGCTTCCTGCGCTGGCGTCAGAATGTGCGGCATCATGTGGGGCCATACACGTTCCTCGAGACCGTGAGCATCTACGGCTACTCCCTCTTTATTTTCATCCCAACTGTG GTcctgtggctcatccctgtgCCGTGGCTGCAGTGGTCATTTGGGGCGCTGGCCCTCGCGCTGTCCGCCTCAGGGCTGGTGTTCACCCTCTGGCCTGTGGTCCGTGAGGACGCTAGGCTGGTAGCCGTGGCGCTGCTGTCCACAGTGGTGCTGCTCCACGCACTCCTGGCCACAGGCTGTAAG GTCTACTTCTTCCAACCGCTGCCTCCAGAGCACGTGGCACTGCCCCCACCAGCTGCATCACTGTCACCAAATATCCTCTTACCCTCCATCTTGCCCCAGTCCATGGCCACCTCCTAG
- the Timm29 gene encoding mitochondrial import inner membrane translocase subunit Tim29, whose protein sequence is MGLLVRKSMAAAALRRFWSRGHGATSVDPAAAKPRVWGRLGAWARALIRDYAEACGDAAAAARARPGCAALYVGLLGGAATCCALAPGEEDFEESLLDASGSLLLLAPVTRNRDSEAFVQRLLWLRGRGRLRHVNLGLCSLVYEAPFDTQASLYQARCRYLQPRWVDFPGRILDVGFLGRWWILGTRMRDCDVNDDEFLHLPVHLRVVGPNHLRSEANERLFDEKYRAVVLTDDQVDQALWEEQVLQKERKDRIALSEADSLVQPQVAQ, encoded by the exons ATGGGACTGCTGGTCCGGAAGAGCATGGCGGCGGCCGCTCTGAGGAGATTTTGGTCCAGAGGCCACGGAGCGACGTCGGTTGATCCCGCGGCGGCCAAGCCGCGCGTGTGGGGCCGGCTGG GCGCCTGGGCCCGCGCGCTGATCCGGGACTACGCAGAGGCGTGTGGGGACGCGGCGGCGGCCGCTCGGGCCCGGCCGGGGTGCGCAGCGCTCTACGTGGGGCTGCTGGGCGGTGCGGCGACCTGCTGCGCGCTAGCGCCGGGCGAGGAGGACTTCGAGGAGTCGCTGCTGGACGCGTCGGGGTCGCTTCTGTTACTGGCGCCGGTCACGCGCAACCGCGACTCGGAGGCCTTCGTGCAGCGGCTGCTATGGCTGCGGGGCCGCGGGCGCCTGCGCCACGTGAACCTGGGACTGTGCTCGCTCGTGTACGAGGCGCCCTTTGATACCCAGGCTAGCCTCTACCAAGCCCGCTGCCGCTACCTGCAGCCCCGCTGGGTCGACTTCCCAGGCCGAATCCTGGATGTGGGGTTCTTGGGGCGCTGGTGGATCTTGGGGACTCGGATGCGCGATTGCGACGTCAACGACGACGAGTTCCTCCACCTGCCCGTCCACCTGCGTGTGGTCGGGCCGAATCATCTGCGCTCCGAGGCCAACGAGCGGCTCTTCGACGAGAAATACCGAGCCGTGGTGCTCACCGACGACCAGGTAGACCAGGCGCTATGGGAGGAGCAGGTGCtgcagaaggagagaaaggacaggATTGCCCTGAGCGAAGCCGACTCGCTGGTGCAGCCCCAGGTGGCCCAGTGA